The following are encoded in a window of Fluviibacter phosphoraccumulans genomic DNA:
- the narL gene encoding two-component system response regulator NarL yields the protein MIIDDHPLFRKGVIQLLGMEPEFEVVAEAASGSEGVALALEHHPDLILLDLNMKGLNGIETLQLMRDKDVDSRIILLTVSNNPDDLVGAIRAGSDGYILKDTDPEEMIRLIKESILGKNAISAELSGLLAMALRQEAVITNRSQAGLTERELSILKCLAHGMSNKLIARELDIMDSTVKVHIRNLLKKLKFRSRVEAAVWAVSNNLS from the coding sequence TTGATTATCGACGACCACCCACTATTCCGAAAAGGGGTCATACAGCTTCTAGGCATGGAGCCTGAATTCGAAGTTGTCGCTGAAGCAGCTTCCGGTAGCGAAGGTGTTGCACTTGCCCTCGAACACCACCCTGATCTAATTCTGCTCGATTTGAACATGAAAGGTCTCAACGGTATCGAGACGCTTCAGCTGATGCGTGATAAGGACGTTGATTCAAGAATCATCCTACTAACTGTTTCCAACAACCCAGACGATCTCGTTGGCGCGATCCGCGCGGGCTCTGATGGTTACATCCTCAAGGACACTGATCCGGAAGAGATGATCCGCCTCATCAAGGAATCAATTCTCGGCAAGAATGCCATTAGCGCAGAGCTGAGCGGTCTGCTGGCGATGGCTTTGCGCCAAGAGGCCGTTATTACCAATCGCTCACAGGCTGGCCTAACTGAACGCGAATTGAGCATTCTCAAATGTCTGGCACACGGCATGTCCAACAAGCTAATTGCCCGCGAACTCGACATCATGGACAGCACCGTCAAAGTGCACATCCGAAATCTATTAAAGAAGCTGAAGTTCCGCTCACGCGTTGAAGCAGCTGTTTGGGCTGTTTCCAACAATCTCAGCTAA
- the moaA gene encoding GTP 3',8-cyclase MoaA, protein MKTLTDPHGRSFSYLRLSITDICNYRCKYCLPDGYQKTGNTQFLNADEIENLVAGLAGLGLWKVRLTGGEPTVRKDFAEIAARVSSIPGIRRLATTTNGYRLAENAPLWRKAGISAINVSVDSLNRQNFADITGHDHLHKVLDGIKAAQDAGFEKIKVNTVLLRDVNDHELDAFLEWIRNEDISIRFIELMETGSNKEYFQRHHIRGQEIQARLHAMGWLEQAREEGAGPAQEFSHADYRGQIGIIAPYSKDFCNTCNRLRVTAIGDLRLCLFGNGGHSLRYLLQHRNQRDELQATIAGLLVQKAPTHLLHFHQTGTTPHLAALGG, encoded by the coding sequence ATGAAAACGCTCACTGACCCGCACGGCCGGAGTTTTAGCTATTTGCGCCTATCGATCACCGACATATGCAACTACCGTTGCAAATACTGCCTACCGGATGGCTATCAGAAAACCGGAAATACTCAGTTTCTAAATGCCGATGAAATAGAAAACTTGGTCGCAGGACTTGCAGGTTTAGGTCTCTGGAAGGTTCGACTGACCGGCGGTGAACCGACTGTGCGAAAAGATTTCGCAGAAATTGCTGCGCGCGTTTCATCAATCCCCGGCATCCGTCGTCTTGCTACAACGACCAATGGTTACCGGCTTGCTGAAAATGCCCCACTCTGGCGAAAAGCGGGTATTTCAGCCATTAACGTGAGTGTCGACAGCCTGAATCGCCAAAATTTCGCAGATATCACTGGCCATGACCATCTACATAAAGTACTTGATGGCATCAAAGCCGCTCAGGATGCAGGTTTTGAAAAAATCAAAGTAAACACCGTGCTCCTGCGTGATGTTAATGACCATGAGTTAGACGCATTCCTAGAATGGATCCGTAACGAAGATATCAGCATCCGCTTCATTGAATTGATGGAAACAGGATCGAATAAGGAATACTTCCAGCGCCACCATATCCGGGGCCAGGAGATCCAGGCGCGCTTGCATGCAATGGGTTGGTTAGAGCAGGCTCGTGAAGAAGGTGCCGGGCCAGCCCAGGAATTTAGCCACGCGGACTATCGAGGCCAAATCGGCATCATTGCACCCTACAGCAAAGACTTCTGCAATACCTGCAACAGGCTTCGCGTTACCGCAATAGGCGATCTCCGACTCTGCCTTTTCGGTAACGGGGGTCACTCGCTACGTTATCTCCTACAGCATAGAAATCAGCGTGACGAGCTACAGGCCACTATTGCAGGTCTTCTGGTGCAAAAAGCACCAACCCATCTGTTGCATTTCCACCAGACGGGTACTACGCCTCATCTTGCGGCGCTAGGCGGATAA
- a CDS encoding histidine kinase, translating into MIFSTKPNLSIKDSLLARLGLAMGTIALLSFISMVLSTSIADNSLGKANTINSAGSLRMMSYRLLGYAETGAPHERIADASAEFQIRLDALQDFVVSRAADYSELPARFEQVHNNWENNISPALLGLHGKPDAATVARLESAIPAFVTQISDVVFLIEQDLEQKISLLRSLQIALLTMTVIVCLVTMWMMKNQVVRPLTDLLHAASRVRDKDFSAKAHHIDQDELGQLGVAFNMMVAEIATTYDNQNRLIAERTSELTDTNRSLELMYKSALQLSDKNITSSMLKGLLDDIEAELGLSAGTICISEHSVFPAHRLTSNLLKSDLENLCGERGCEDCFKTSQNTSYVDENNGQKMIFIPIKNVGSITGVMPFRINASEKIPEWKIRVLEAIGSNLSMALSKMQHQEELHRVAVLEERSVIARELHDSIAQSLSYLRIQVARLEKNQLTPEHQYEIVTELKSGLASAYKELRELISAFRLKIDERGFQTALIETTEEYSRRCNIPINCHNDLPPTLLSANEEIHVLRIIREALANIDKHAQATEVGISATLTDNQVVVISITDNGIGIGDTQSPENHYGLIIMEDRAQSLDGVITIRNRDQGGTEVLLTFIPEKSEIQS; encoded by the coding sequence ATGATTTTCTCGACAAAACCAAATCTCTCAATCAAAGACTCACTACTAGCAAGACTCGGTCTTGCGATGGGAACGATTGCACTTTTGTCTTTTATTTCTATGGTGTTATCAACCTCGATTGCTGATAACAGTCTTGGCAAAGCAAACACCATCAACTCGGCAGGCTCATTACGCATGATGAGCTACCGGTTACTCGGTTATGCTGAAACTGGCGCTCCACACGAACGGATTGCGGATGCCTCCGCAGAGTTTCAGATCCGGCTGGATGCATTGCAAGATTTTGTCGTTTCCCGCGCCGCTGATTACAGCGAACTCCCAGCACGATTCGAGCAGGTTCACAATAACTGGGAGAACAACATATCGCCGGCGCTCCTTGGCTTACATGGCAAACCGGATGCCGCAACCGTTGCCAGGCTAGAGAGTGCTATCCCAGCGTTTGTCACACAGATCAGTGACGTTGTCTTTTTAATTGAACAAGATCTAGAGCAAAAGATCTCCCTACTCCGCTCACTGCAGATTGCATTGCTTACGATGACCGTCATAGTATGTCTCGTAACAATGTGGATGATGAAAAACCAAGTCGTACGGCCACTGACGGATTTACTACACGCCGCAAGTCGGGTTCGAGATAAAGATTTCTCGGCAAAGGCCCACCACATAGATCAGGATGAACTCGGTCAACTTGGTGTTGCTTTCAACATGATGGTTGCTGAAATCGCAACAACTTACGATAACCAGAACCGGTTAATTGCAGAGCGCACCAGTGAGCTAACCGACACCAACCGTTCTTTAGAGCTGATGTACAAATCGGCATTACAACTGTCGGATAAAAATATCACCTCGTCGATGCTGAAAGGGCTACTAGATGACATTGAAGCTGAGCTTGGCCTCAGTGCCGGCACTATCTGCATTAGCGAACACAGTGTCTTTCCTGCCCACAGACTAACTTCCAACCTGCTGAAGAGCGATCTCGAGAATCTTTGTGGCGAACGTGGCTGCGAAGACTGCTTTAAAACAAGCCAGAACACTTCTTATGTTGACGAGAACAACGGACAGAAGATGATATTTATTCCCATAAAGAATGTTGGTTCAATCACAGGTGTCATGCCCTTCAGGATCAATGCATCGGAAAAAATACCCGAGTGGAAAATTCGTGTATTAGAGGCCATTGGTAGCAACCTATCCATGGCACTTTCTAAAATGCAACATCAGGAAGAATTGCACCGAGTTGCGGTACTCGAAGAACGCTCAGTCATTGCTCGTGAGCTTCATGACTCAATCGCTCAATCGCTCAGCTACCTTCGGATTCAGGTCGCTAGACTTGAAAAAAACCAGCTCACACCAGAGCATCAGTACGAAATCGTGACTGAACTCAAATCGGGTTTAGCCAGCGCCTACAAAGAACTGCGTGAACTCATCAGCGCTTTCCGTCTCAAGATCGATGAACGTGGGTTCCAAACCGCGTTGATAGAAACTACCGAAGAATACAGCCGCCGTTGCAACATACCGATCAACTGCCACAACGACCTACCACCCACACTACTCTCTGCAAACGAAGAAATTCATGTGTTGCGCATTATCCGTGAAGCCCTCGCCAACATTGACAAGCACGCACAGGCAACCGAAGTAGGCATTAGCGCAACTCTTACAGACAACCAGGTTGTAGTGATCAGCATTACCGATAATGGTATCGGCATCGGTGACACGCAGTCACCGGAAAATCACTACGGACTGATTATTATGGAAGACCGCGCTCAGTCTCTGGATGGGGTAATCACCATTCGAAATCGCGACCAGGGCGGCACAGAAGTGCTCCTGACTTTCATCCCTGAAAAATCTGAGATTCAAAGCTAA
- a CDS encoding NnrS family protein, whose protein sequence is MTNNKKSTRPSNLLSIKESQARRERPMTGFGLWRLGFRPFYVGAALFASAAVLLWLGLLSGTLSLSGANINPVFWHAHEMVFGFALAVIAGFLLTASNNWTGILPAAGLPLALLFTLWALARLFIIYGDIRLAAAFDIAFVVLLTGLLFRVLWLSKLWKNFPILGLVVLMGAFNIWFYIIAITSLPVNPLYPVELALFVILELLVVMGGRVIPNFTQNGVPGVQVWKPPFFVIATPMSTVLAIVAWFTLPPRLAFFCCFIAAIINLVRWLGWKPWQTLKHPMVWVLQLGYLWVPVTLLAMGFEVLGLVPRSLPVHALAVGAMGLIIAGMITRTAMGHTGRQIVASRFEIAFFLLVAISGLLRVIVAMPQHLTPVQTSWFLFVSGLAWSLGFLTYVYRYAPWLVRPRIDGGPG, encoded by the coding sequence ATGACTAACAACAAAAAATCGACCCGTCCGAGCAATCTACTATCCATCAAGGAAAGCCAGGCACGCCGGGAACGACCAATGACAGGCTTTGGTCTGTGGCGATTAGGCTTCCGACCATTCTATGTGGGAGCTGCGTTGTTTGCCTCTGCGGCCGTCCTGTTATGGCTCGGCCTGCTCTCTGGCACCCTTTCCTTATCCGGCGCGAACATCAATCCAGTCTTCTGGCATGCTCATGAAATGGTGTTTGGATTCGCTCTGGCCGTTATTGCAGGCTTCTTGCTGACTGCCAGCAATAACTGGACCGGGATTCTGCCTGCTGCTGGACTACCCCTAGCATTATTGTTCACACTCTGGGCTCTCGCACGTCTATTCATCATTTATGGTGATATTAGACTCGCCGCAGCTTTCGACATTGCTTTCGTTGTCTTGCTAACAGGGTTGCTGTTTCGCGTATTGTGGCTGAGCAAACTCTGGAAGAACTTCCCTATTCTGGGGCTAGTCGTTCTGATGGGCGCGTTTAACATCTGGTTCTACATAATCGCGATCACCAGTCTACCGGTGAACCCACTATATCCGGTAGAGCTCGCCCTATTCGTTATTCTTGAATTACTGGTGGTCATGGGAGGGCGTGTAATCCCTAACTTCACTCAGAATGGCGTCCCTGGCGTTCAGGTATGGAAACCGCCATTCTTTGTGATTGCCACACCAATGAGCACCGTACTGGCTATCGTTGCTTGGTTCACACTACCACCCAGACTAGCATTCTTCTGCTGTTTCATTGCAGCAATCATTAACTTGGTGCGCTGGCTCGGCTGGAAACCTTGGCAAACACTTAAACACCCCATGGTGTGGGTTCTTCAGCTTGGCTACCTATGGGTTCCCGTAACGCTCCTGGCAATGGGATTTGAAGTCTTAGGCCTGGTGCCACGCTCCCTGCCTGTTCACGCCTTGGCCGTAGGCGCCATGGGACTTATCATCGCTGGCATGATTACGCGGACAGCCATGGGGCACACCGGCCGACAAATCGTTGCCAGTCGTTTTGAAATTGCATTCTTTCTCCTAGTTGCCATAAGCGGCTTACTGCGTGTCATCGTAGCCATGCCGCAGCATCTCACTCCAGTGCAGACTAGTTGGTTTCTGTTTGTATCAGGACTCGCTTGGTCACTCGGGTTCTTAACGTACGTCTATAGATACGCGCCCTGGCTAGTTCGCCCACGAATTGACGGTGGCCCAGGTTAA